Proteins encoded in a region of the Polyodon spathula isolate WHYD16114869_AA chromosome 9, ASM1765450v1, whole genome shotgun sequence genome:
- the LOC121321194 gene encoding olfactory receptor 52E4-like yields the protein MPFRPNFKTCVQSMHIKTRLQIAPLDKMNSTIADSSMLSLEGFIVSPEAAHPLFLLTLAVYLVVLIGNVTVFSVILFQKNLHEPMYFMLCNMSVCDLIGSTAVMPRLMADFLTEVRYISYAACVIQAFCIHVYGSAAQLILTAMAYDRYIAICNPLRYNSIMTTKTLVKLCSLAWGVAFVLIIILFALTLRLPRCRSRIVEANCNNAALFLLSCADTTVNNIYGLSITAFLSGLSFLVVLYTYIRILMTCLYKSQSNSKSKAIHTCATHLTVYIIFEFTILFSIIMQRFQNVSPNARKITWVLITTFPPCVNPIIYGIHTKEIRNNVLKCFKNTILPKQ from the coding sequence ACTACAAATAGCTCCTCTGGACAAGATGAACTCCACCATCGCTGACTCTTCCATGTTAAGTTTAGAGGGCTTCATTGTGTCTCCTGAAGCTGCTCATCCTCTTTTTCTGTTAACATTGGCAGTATATCTGGTTGTTCTTATTGGAAATGTTACAGTTTTTTCTGTTATTCTTTTTCAGAAGAATCTACACGAGCCAATGTATTTCATGCtatgtaatatgtctgtttgTGATTTGATTGGAAGCACAGCAGTAATGCCTAGATTAATGGCAGACTTCCTCACAGAGGTTAGATACATCTCATATGCAGCTTGTGTTATTCAGGCTTTCTGCATTCATGTCTACGGTTCAGCAGCTCAACTGATATTGACTGCAATGGCTTATGACAGATACATTGCAATTTGTAACCCATTAAGATACAACAGCATAATGACAACTAAAACTTTGGTGAAGCTCTGCTCCCTTGCCTGGGGGGTGGCAttcgttttaataataatcctCTTTGCTCTTACTCTTAGACTTCCGAGATGCAGGTCACGGATAGTGGAGGCTAATTGTAACAATGcagctttatttcttttatcctgtgctgacactactgtaaataacatttatgGTTTATCTATTACAGCTTTTCTAAGCGGTTTATCTTTTTTGGTTGTTCTCTACACATATATTAGAATACTAATGACATGTTTATATAAAAGTCAAAgcaatagtaaaagcaaagccattCATACATGCGCTACTCACTTAACTGTCTATATTATTTTTGAATTCACTATTTTGTTCTCCATCATTATGCagcgatttcaaaatgtcagcccAAATGCACGGAAAATCACCTGGGTGTTAATTACGACCTTTCCACCATGTGTTAATCCTATAATTTATGGAATTCATACAAAGGAAATTCGGaataatgttttaaagtgttttaaaaatacaatactaccAAAACAATGA